One Streptomyces sp. B21-105 genomic region harbors:
- a CDS encoding universal stress protein, translated as MTEQHAQQPAHRFERGTDGPKVVLVGVDGSDSSLRAAAYAGGLARRQHALLAVVYVQPVMTAGAALGVPVAETTDAVAEELVAQIREAAERTRGTFDVRWEFHTFPGDPYSGLAKAADELKADAVVVGASEQAGHRIVGSVAVRLVKAGRWPVTVVP; from the coding sequence GTGACGGAACAACACGCGCAGCAGCCCGCGCACCGGTTCGAGCGGGGGACCGACGGTCCCAAGGTCGTCCTCGTGGGCGTGGACGGATCGGACTCCTCGCTGCGTGCGGCGGCCTACGCCGGCGGGCTGGCCCGCCGCCAGCACGCGCTGCTCGCCGTGGTGTACGTGCAGCCGGTGATGACGGCGGGCGCCGCGCTGGGCGTGCCGGTCGCGGAGACGACCGACGCCGTCGCCGAGGAGCTGGTCGCCCAGATCCGCGAGGCCGCCGAGCGGACCCGCGGGACGTTCGACGTGCGCTGGGAGTTCCACACCTTCCCCGGCGACCCCTACAGCGGCCTGGCGAAGGCGGCGGACGAGCTGAAGGCGGACGCGGTGGTGGTGGGCGCCTCCGAGCAGGCGGGCCACCGGATCGTGGGGTCGGTCGCGGTGCGGCTGGTGAAGGCGGGGCGGTGGCCGGTGACGGTGGTGCCGTAA